From Salminus brasiliensis chromosome 12, fSalBra1.hap2, whole genome shotgun sequence:
ACAGCACCAAAAAGCATCAGAAGGTCAAAGAACCCCCTTCCTTATATAGAACCGGTTTGCTTATAGTGTAGATATACAGTAATAAacagcactatacaaataactCGATATTATTCATTGGTACTTACACAGAAATGAGCGAATGCTGTGGCCCAGCAAGTTACAGGAATGCACACACTCTAATGCATTGCAGGTATTCTCACAGAGTGTGCTGTGATCAGTGGACTAGACTGCACAGTGAAATGTCTCCATTCATTACTGTTATTTGAATTCTCATTATATCAATGTGAAAGTCATccatttttcttacatttttccCAAAACCACAGTTTTAGGCATGTTGTTCATTTAAATCATATTAAATACACTTTCAGAATTGAGAGTGGAGCTGTGCAATCATTGCAATGCTTCCAAACCACTCATCATCTAGATCTCCCAAGTCCTATCATCTATTTCCCAGAACCCATTCTGACTGCACTGTGGAGTACTGAGTCATGGTCAGTTGTTACATTCTGAAAAagtgttaagatcatcttaacaGTATGATCAGGGGCACCatcagggattttgggccccatgaaaatatatatcactgggccccacaacacACAGTTTTGCCAAAATACTATTTTTTGGGCCCCTGTCATATAACAGGTCCTTAAAATCATTCTAACCCTCCCCGTCTCATATGGCGCCCCTGAGTGTGATGCTTGTACGACCCTCTGCAAATCATCTTTCTGCTAAGACGCTTTTGGGAAATCCAACTCTGTCCAGTTTTATGCCTTTGCATGTATTATGTGAGCTAGAGCTTGATGTCAGTTCTGGATAAGCCAAGGTCTTTCTGTGTTCTTAAAGGGAAAATCCACAGATTTCCCAAAAGATTTGCTcaaataattcattaaatgGTTAAGAACAAATACTGTTCAGAGTGGCTTGATGTGGAAAGCGGATATCTAGATAAACTTACAGAGTTAGAACCGTTCACAGCAAAAGCTATATCACAATAATCCATCAAATGAAATACAAAATATGTTGGATGATGCTGCCTAGTTGATGTTTTCTGATAGTTTAGAgagaacattttttaattaaatggagTTTTAAAAGGTATTAATAGAGTTATATGGAGGGTTTAGtataaatactaaaaataaatatttcaatattttaatattttcatcATTACATATTAAGATTCAGATGACGTGTGTTTTTTGGATAGTAATAAAATTAATCCATTTATCCAGCTTCCCTACAAACCACCATTTACCATCAAAACACTAAATGTCTTTGTTTTGATCTGAATTTTGAAAAACCATGAAGACGTTTAAAAGgtccctcacactcacacatctctattacaagctCTATTACATGGATCTTCATGGCACCAATAGTAGTTCTTCTAAAAACcatttataacatttataattctttttttaaagagtatACACTTTGCTTAGACTCACCAGCAGGGGGCTCCAACAAATGCAAGACGTGACCATGATCCCCACCAGCTGCACCACCATCTCGATGTCATGCGATTTTGCAGAGCGGCGGTGGCACTTCCTCCTGCGCAGCCGGGCCAGAACCAGGGTCATCCCACTGATCGTATTGCACACCAATGACATAGCAAGTGAGGCGAGCCCCAGCCCGGAGAACAGCAGCACGAAAGCCACATCAGTGCCTTTCGTTTTCTCCACCCTGATGAAGCACCAGGTCCATGGGTGCTGATAGGTGTATTCTCCAAGACTGATGATGGGTAACAAGGCCACCAAAAGCGCTGCCAACCAGATCAGCACCACAGCCATCTTAGTGCGGGTGGTGGAAACGAGTCTGGCGTGGAGGAGCGGTCGGGTTACCCCCAGGCATCGCTCTGCCGCCATAGCGCAACCCAGGAAGAGCGGACACAAGCCAAAGAACACCATGCTGCCACCTAGAAACAGGCACGTGGTGTCAGTTTTGGGAGGCGTTGGCTGGCTGACTCCATTTGAGTAGAGGTGCAGCACCAGGGCGCCTGGGATGATGTGGCCCGCAAAGTCCGTGGCCACCAGTGAGCTGGCAAAGAGCAGGAAGGTGGCCTTGGAGCGTCGGCGCAGGCGGGCGTAGGCCTTGGCCAGGATGAAGAGAGCAATgatgttggacagaataccCAAAGTCATAGAGAGGCCAGCAGCCGTGGGATCGTTGCCACTGGACTTCACTGACCTCATTGTCCAGTTGTCCTTTGGGCCCATGGGTGCCGCCTCGACTGCCCCAGGTGTCTGGTTGGAGACAGGCGCTGCGGCAGCCTGGGCCGAGGTGTTGTAGGGCTGGTTCTCCAGAATGAGGGAGTAAGGGCAGAACTGGATGAAGAAATAGAAAGAAAGATGTAAAATTAGCAAACAGGCTTTCCTTGGTGAttaacttaataataaataaataagcaattACTGCTACATTTGCtaaattaaacatatatagACAGTACGGTGCTCTGAGTGAGTGATTATTTGCTCAGTTAAACacaaaaatgagagaaaaatacATATACCATTAATACAAATAGTAGTGATTTTACATCCATGggtaataaaatattttcaatCCCATGGGAGtcttatttatagttatcagtctttttactgtgtttatattTACTTGCCCCACATTCTAATTTCTAAGGAAATAATTCGGTATAATAAATACAGCTGtgataaatggttttaaataatgtgcttacaAGTCTGAGCGTTGACTGTATGGATTTAATCAGTTCCACCAGAAGCTCACATGACTCaaaaggactgattagataaactaggtattGGGTGGTAACAGTAAATATTGACCCTCATTGAGAAGACCTATTTTGCATATTACTGTATAGTGTGTATTACAcataaaagaatatatatatatatatatatatatatatatatatatatatatgaaactgACTTTTGAAAATCAAAAAATAACACCTAAAcgaattatatattatatgacaCTGAAATATTGTCTGTGTAAAAAAATTCAACTACCAACAACTGGTTGaactgacaaaaatgaaagataatattaaaattatgGGTTGATGAAAATGTCCTCTATTGTCTATGGTTGGTCCTTGATTAAAGATCATATAGTTTTAGTTGTTTAGTGTTTTAGTGTTATTAGTTCATTTCGGCACAGTTGTCTGCTGGTGCTCTGTATCAGCATGCTCTAAAATTCGACTTGTGATTAGCAGAAATAACAATACCTTCAAACCTTGACTTGTTCATAATCGCACTTCAAAATGCATCTATATATAACACCCAACCTGTTTTTTTAACGTGTGGTATTACCGCACACTATATTTGCACCGAGTTTAAACCTAATTGCTGCCTGAACAGCACCTTAAATATAGCAATTAACGCATTTTGTACATTCCATGCACTCTGCCGTCCTGAAATATTCATAGGTTAAATACTGCAGGTAAAATTGTGTGGTGCATAAATGGCCATCTATCGCTCATACTGTCATATTGTGCACAAATATGTGTGGATAAGAAATACTAAAGTATAGCTCTAATATGTACTTAGTCTTTTCCTATATACGTCTCCTCAAGCCAACATGACATGAGTCAAAAATGCTTAACAAGTCTCAACACATTCTGGTCTCTGGCACAGGAGAACACCCAGGGCCATCCAAAAACATATTTCATGATTACAGCTGGAGGCTTCTTGTGGCTTTGCACACAGATGTGTGTATTTTGATTTTTTGGTTACTAACAACAGCTCCCTGAGCATACTTAGGAGCTTTCTGGCAACATTGCATACAGCTGTGCACACTGGAGAGCAATGGGTGGGCAGCTAGGAATTTATCAGTATATTAGCGAAAAGCATTAAAGTCCTGATCAGTACATTAGAAATAGAAATTATGTCCTGAATAGTAAATAAGCTACATGAATGAAAGTGCTGAGCAGTATATTAACGCTATGTAACACATTCATAACCagtatattattacattatcaatATTTTTTTAGCAACAGGCCTTTAAAGTATTGATTAGTATGTTAACAATATGTATTAAAGTATTGATTAGTATTTTAGTAATATGCATTAAAGTACTGATCAGTATTTTAGCAATAAGAATAAAGTATTGATCCGTATTTTAGCAATAGATGTTAAAGTACTGATTAGTATTTTAGCAAAAGGCATTAAAGTATTGATCAGTATTTTACTAATATGCATTAGAGTATTGATTAGTATTTTAGCAATAGGCTTAAAATACTGATCAGTATTTTAGCAATAGACATTCAAGTACTGATTAGTATTTTAGTAATAGACATTCAAGTACTGATTAGTATTTTAGTAATAGGCATTAAAGTACTGATCAGTATTTTAGCAATAGGCATTAAAGTACTGATCAGTATTTTAGCAATAGGCATTTAAGTATTGATTAGTATTTTAGTAATATGCATTAAAGTACTGATCAGTATTTTAGCAATAGGCATTTAAGTATTGATTAGTATTTTAGTAATATGCATTAAAGTACTGATCAGTATTTTAGCAATATGAATAAAATCTTGATTAGTATTTTAACAGTAGTAATTAAAGTACTGATCAGTATTTTAGCAATATGAATAAAGTACTGATTAGTATTTTAACAGTATGCATTAAAGTATTGATCAGTATTTTAGCAATAGGCATTAAAGTATTGATTGGTATTTTAACAAAAGGCATTAAAGAATAGATCAGTATTTTAGCAATACGTGTCCTCATCAACATCTTAGCAAATGTTagtattttgtttattaatatatatttaaaacgcAACTATGAAATATTCCCCCTATTAATCAGGAGATGAGAGATCTTTTATTTCTGCATGATGGTAAACTGTATTTAACCCACCATTGGAGAGGGTGTCCTGGTTATGTCATAGCAGATCCCGCCACCTGATGGAGGACATCACAGAAATACGGAAAGGACGAAAAAACAAAAGTAACGAAGCGATTTCCTTCAGTAATCCAGTCCTCCGAGCTCCTTAACCCATTTGATAAAGTCCACATTGTGGAGCAAACCGTATTCCTTTGCGAGAAAAGCGAAGAGCTCTCGTCTGTGA
This genomic window contains:
- the ptger1b gene encoding prostaglandin E receptor 1b (subtype EP1), whose product is MFCPYSLILENQPYNTSAQAAAAPVSNQTPGAVEAAPMGPKDNWTMRSVKSSGNDPTAAGLSMTLGILSNIIALFILAKAYARLRRRSKATFLLFASSLVATDFAGHIIPGALVLHLYSNGVSQPTPPKTDTTCLFLGGSMVFFGLCPLFLGCAMAAERCLGVTRPLLHARLVSTTRTKMAVVLIWLAALLVALLPIISLGEYTYQHPWTWCFIRVEKTKGTDVAFVLLFSGLGLASLAMSLVCNTISGMTLVLARLRRRKCHRRSAKSHDIEMVVQLVGIMVTSCICWSPLLIFGLMSVRSSYSGSQTEVNPYRTLMVMGVRLASCNQILDPWVYILLRRAVLRKIYRLTTGRTDMRGSTFRRWEISSFQSSEKNTVKRI